The proteins below come from a single Iocasia fonsfrigidae genomic window:
- a CDS encoding sensor histidine kinase — translation MINRLKNFFSRIKVRLTFWYIIILALVLIIFSGALHLSMKNYIIDRVRNQLQIQAEMVLEEAKEEEEEDYDEIFSDELEEELEEMVYKDIIRAFYNQAGELVLGENIENVTPKIINPSQSKFLIRGNGDDFVVVTVETKDKQGNIGYLRLASSLADEVATLNRLITILIFGIPLTLLLASGGGYFLAYKALKPIDQISRTAQAISHSNLSKRIIAENDNDEIGRLTAILNDLLDRLEEAFSREKRFTSDASHELRTPIAIIRAHSEENLKEGRSLKECQHALEIIQKQTDYMSHLVGQLLLLARSDTKELSIENENLDLTELLEIVVEEMQELALRKGINLAMNIEQGLAIYGDQSMLTQLLINFLDNAIKYTPGGGKIYISAKVQNNQIKIVIKDTGIGISKEDQAYIFDRFYRADKSRSRASGGSGLGLSICQWIVKIHHGSIKIESEVNQGSTFTIFLPQSK, via the coding sequence ATGATTAATAGACTAAAGAATTTTTTTTCAAGAATTAAGGTCAGGCTTACTTTCTGGTATATTATTATCTTAGCTTTAGTTTTAATAATATTCAGTGGAGCACTTCATTTGAGTATGAAAAATTATATTATTGATAGAGTAAGAAATCAACTACAGATCCAGGCAGAGATGGTTTTAGAAGAAGCTAAAGAAGAGGAAGAAGAAGATTATGATGAAATATTCTCAGATGAACTAGAAGAAGAATTAGAGGAGATGGTTTATAAAGATATTATTAGGGCTTTTTATAATCAAGCTGGAGAGCTGGTTTTAGGGGAAAATATTGAAAATGTAACTCCAAAAATAATTAATCCTTCTCAATCTAAATTTTTAATTAGAGGGAATGGTGATGATTTTGTAGTAGTAACTGTAGAAACTAAAGATAAACAAGGAAATATAGGGTATTTGAGATTAGCAAGTTCCTTAGCTGATGAAGTAGCCACATTAAATAGGTTGATAACTATATTGATATTCGGGATACCATTAACTTTACTATTGGCTAGTGGTGGTGGTTATTTCTTAGCCTATAAAGCCTTAAAGCCTATTGATCAGATTAGTAGGACTGCCCAAGCCATAAGTCATAGTAATCTTTCAAAAAGAATAATAGCCGAGAATGATAATGATGAAATAGGGCGCTTAACAGCTATTTTAAATGATTTATTAGATCGTCTGGAAGAGGCTTTTAGTAGAGAGAAGAGGTTTACCAGTGATGCTTCCCATGAATTACGAACCCCGATTGCTATAATTAGGGCACATAGTGAAGAAAATTTGAAAGAAGGGCGCTCTCTTAAAGAATGCCAACATGCCTTAGAGATTATTCAAAAGCAGACTGACTATATGAGTCACTTAGTAGGACAGTTATTATTGTTAGCTCGCAGTGATACCAAGGAATTATCTATTGAAAATGAGAATTTAGACCTGACAGAACTACTTGAAATAGTGGTTGAAGAAATGCAAGAGTTAGCACTTAGAAAAGGTATAAATTTAGCAATGAATATTGAACAGGGCCTTGCAATATATGGTGACCAGAGTATGTTAACTCAGCTCTTAATAAATTTTTTAGATAATGCTATTAAATATACACCTGGCGGAGGAAAGATATATATTAGTGCTAAAGTTCAAAATAATCAGATTAAGATTGTGATTAAAGATACTGGTATTGGTATTTCTAAAGAAGACCAGGCTTATATCTTTGATAGATTTTATCGGGCAGATAAGTCTCGTTCTAGAGCTAGCGGTGGTAGTGGACTGGGTTTGTCAATTTGTCAATGGATTGTTAAAATTCATCATGGTAGTATTAAAATTGAAAGTGAAGTTAATCAGGGAAGTACATTTACTATTTTTCTTCCACAAAGTAAATAA
- a CDS encoding condensation domain-containing protein, whose product MKYFDTTNQDWFNYVSQSGMSNGLIQFVLKTAGKIDYALLKKAVYLSFYAEPVLGCRFMEKNQLPLWKTIDEFEVCKLIITDNVQRAVDNFLAEIIFSPEVPQVKTCLIRGKHADTICIKINHSACDGSGAKYYLNLLTKIYTELKRDEDYIPEQRIYDRSTKRLYEALEIDNKERFFQPEVVNLTSTWSFPAENISDQSDVFVYDNRRLAGGELRNLYYYSRKYNVTINNIILAAYFISLLEFIDTDDKFKEIQFMVDLRRYLPEVSRDMINNFSAIVNVNLPVNANKGFLEMLKNTNSAMKDLMSRKPDIHGAIGSDLMMEEGFNIVKNFINEDWNTIKKTGKCTPMISNLGILSSKLLYFGNIAIDDIYLITPAFHSPAFMLGIGTYNDCLTLSASYYKGGISEEKVKLLLDSVITILKSLKSD is encoded by the coding sequence ATGAAGTATTTTGATACTACTAACCAGGATTGGTTTAATTATGTATCACAATCTGGCATGTCTAATGGTCTCATTCAATTTGTTTTAAAGACAGCCGGGAAGATAGATTACGCTTTGTTGAAAAAAGCTGTCTATCTTTCTTTTTATGCAGAACCAGTACTGGGATGCCGTTTTATGGAAAAAAACCAGCTTCCATTATGGAAGACTATTGATGAATTTGAAGTATGTAAGTTGATAATTACAGACAATGTTCAAAGGGCAGTTGATAATTTTCTTGCTGAAATTATTTTTTCACCTGAGGTACCTCAGGTCAAAACCTGTCTAATTCGTGGAAAACATGCAGATACCATTTGTATTAAGATAAATCATTCAGCCTGTGATGGGTCAGGGGCAAAATATTACCTTAATTTACTGACAAAAATATATACAGAACTAAAAAGGGATGAAGATTATATACCTGAACAGAGGATATATGATAGAAGTACAAAGAGACTTTATGAAGCTTTAGAAATTGATAATAAAGAAAGATTTTTTCAACCTGAAGTGGTAAATCTTACATCTACATGGAGTTTTCCAGCGGAAAATATTTCTGATCAGTCTGATGTATTTGTATATGATAATAGGAGACTGGCAGGAGGGGAATTAAGAAACCTGTATTACTACTCTAGAAAATATAATGTGACTATAAATAACATTATTTTAGCTGCATATTTTATATCTTTACTGGAATTCATTGATACTGATGATAAGTTTAAGGAGATACAATTTATGGTAGACCTAAGGCGGTATTTACCAGAGGTGTCGAGAGACATGATAAATAACTTTTCTGCAATAGTAAATGTTAATTTACCAGTGAATGCAAATAAAGGCTTTCTTGAAATGCTAAAAAACACTAATTCTGCTATGAAAGATCTTATGTCCCGAAAACCTGATATTCACGGAGCTATAGGTAGTGATTTGATGATGGAAGAAGGCTTTAACATTGTAAAAAATTTTATAAATGAGGATTGGAATACTATAAAGAAGACTGGTAAATGTACACCAATGATTTCTAATCTAGGTATTTTGAGTTCTAAGTTATTATATTTTGGGAACATAGCTATAGACGACATATATTTAATAACACCAGCTTTTCATTCGCCTGCCTTTATGCTGGGAATAGGTACATATAATGACTGTTTAACTTTATCAGCAAGTTATTATAAGGGTGGTATTTCAGAAGAAAAGGTCAAGCTATTATTGGATAGCGTTATTACAATTTTAAAATCTTTAAAAAGTGATTAG
- a CDS encoding EFR1 family ferrodoxin (N-terminal region resembles flavodoxins. C-terminal ferrodoxin region binds two 4Fe-4S clusters.) → MKIDKLTNIFFSATGTTKKIIKSISKGLNIKEIREIDLTKSNNRERFNLEFQKNELLIIGIPVYAGRVPDFLISILKKLKGNQPVILVSVYGNIDEGLALEQLKDLLGKRGFKIIGAASFIGEHSYSCKEFRIAHGRPDKQDLNQAKKFGEKILSKFIKNSNIKDIPEIKLDIDKSLFSHLLSIILPIISLPQYGSKKFIKKPYLNTNRCNHCQICVELCPMKAIDKKTLKIDDSKCIRCMSCVKNCPQEARKIEYKIPFLVKKFFELNKSNERKTPNIYL, encoded by the coding sequence ATGAAAATAGATAAATTGACTAATATATTTTTTTCAGCTACTGGAACAACAAAAAAAATAATTAAATCTATATCTAAAGGATTAAATATCAAAGAAATTCGGGAAATAGATTTAACAAAATCAAATAATCGTGAAAGATTTAATCTGGAGTTTCAAAAAAATGAATTATTAATTATTGGAATACCAGTATATGCTGGAAGGGTTCCTGATTTTTTGATTTCAATATTAAAAAAATTAAAAGGAAATCAACCAGTTATATTAGTGTCTGTATATGGTAATATAGATGAAGGGTTAGCTCTTGAGCAGTTAAAAGATTTATTAGGAAAAAGAGGTTTTAAAATAATTGGTGCAGCCTCATTTATAGGTGAACATTCTTACTCATGTAAAGAATTTAGAATAGCTCATGGGAGACCTGATAAGCAGGATCTTAATCAAGCTAAAAAATTCGGGGAAAAAATATTAAGTAAATTTATTAAAAATAGTAACATTAAAGATATTCCAGAAATAAAATTAGATATCGATAAAAGTTTATTTTCTCATTTGTTATCTATAATTTTACCTATAATTTCTTTACCTCAATATGGATCTAAAAAGTTTATAAAAAAACCATATTTAAATACAAATAGATGTAATCATTGTCAAATTTGTGTTGAACTATGTCCTATGAAAGCTATAGATAAGAAAACATTGAAAATAGATGATAGTAAATGTATACGTTGTATGTCATGTGTAAAAAATTGTCCACAGGAAGCAAGAAAAATAGAATATAAAATACCATTTTTAGTAAAAAAGTTCTTTGAATTAAATAAAAGTAATGAACGTAAAACCCCTAATATTTATCTTTGA
- a CDS encoding GNAT family N-acetyltransferase, whose protein sequence is MLNFKTLEDTSIEILHDVFVKAFSDYQVEINLPLWKFNNMLQRRGYSAQISVGAFKGTELIGFILNGIRNWKGKTTVYDCGTGVIPEYRKQGITSNMFNKVLSLLHNNNIEHYLLEVIQSNKPAVNLYKKQGFLITRTFSCFRREKNFIKDVPISSVKYESYNIDQINWKLFKSFWDFKPSWQNSIESIIAVSNSFEVIIAQIAEDTVGYGIIDTITGDIPQLSVHMDYCRQGIAYNILKRLIQYTESQNINFINIDNKCLSIFKFLQNLRFENFIDQYEMILNI, encoded by the coding sequence ATGTTAAATTTTAAAACATTAGAAGACACAAGCATTGAAATTTTACATGATGTTTTTGTAAAGGCATTTTCAGATTATCAGGTAGAAATTAATTTGCCTCTATGGAAGTTTAATAATATGCTACAAAGGAGAGGCTACTCTGCTCAAATTTCTGTAGGAGCGTTTAAAGGTACTGAACTAATAGGGTTTATTCTCAACGGAATTCGTAATTGGAAAGGTAAAACTACTGTATATGATTGTGGAACAGGAGTAATACCCGAATATCGAAAACAAGGTATTACAAGTAATATGTTTAACAAGGTTTTAAGCCTTCTTCATAATAATAATATTGAGCATTATTTACTTGAAGTAATTCAATCTAATAAACCGGCAGTTAATCTTTATAAGAAGCAGGGTTTTTTAATCACCAGGACTTTTTCATGTTTTCGACGCGAGAAGAATTTTATTAAAGATGTACCGATTTCTTCTGTAAAATATGAATCATATAATATTGATCAAATAAATTGGAAGTTATTTAAATCATTCTGGGATTTTAAACCGTCATGGCAAAATTCGATTGAGTCAATTATAGCAGTTTCTAATTCATTTGAGGTAATTATTGCACAAATTGCTGAAGATACTGTTGGATATGGGATAATTGATACAATCACAGGGGATATCCCTCAGTTATCAGTTCATATGGATTATTGTCGCCAAGGAATTGCTTATAATATTTTAAAAAGATTAATACAGTACACAGAATCACAAAATATAAATTTTATTAATATTGATAATAAATGCCTTAGTATCTTTAAATTTCTTCAAAACTTAAGGTTTGAAAATTTTATAGACCAGTATGAAATGATATTGAATATTTAA
- a CDS encoding alpha/beta hydrolase family protein, with the protein MFQSLKKLFVAFFIFILILVNSATGQCTQNEMHTGGSVVSTDELGNAKISESQSILLNPIEVKRDDGSIVQYYLHLKNPKSHTRTLLVILQGSDCNSIRKIKAIPRLRKVYLDADLLTVEKYGITEALSYSDEVERKDCPEVYLLHDHPEQRASDLDKVICTLRKNYHYSKIIVMGGSEGAIVANIITAQADYIDATVVFGSGGRFFLDDLLYSMKFSGLSKEELNRNIEGFKQFAEHILSHEPFELSMSNHGYLWWRKMLSLDQEELLAKIETPVLILQGEEDQSVSPTKATEMVKSLQAKGKTNIDYYLYPAYNHSLNLSSDDNSFERVIEDIKNWLSNKVL; encoded by the coding sequence ATGTTTCAATCATTAAAAAAATTATTTGTGGCATTTTTTATATTCATATTAATTTTAGTTAATAGTGCTACCGGGCAATGCACTCAGAATGAAATGCATACCGGTGGCAGCGTGGTAAGTACCGATGAATTAGGTAATGCAAAAATTTCCGAATCACAGTCAATATTATTAAATCCAATTGAAGTCAAGCGTGATGACGGCTCAATTGTTCAATACTATCTTCATTTAAAAAACCCTAAGAGTCATACAAGGACACTCCTTGTTATTCTACAAGGATCAGATTGTAATAGTATTAGAAAAATCAAAGCAATCCCCAGGCTAAGGAAGGTGTATCTCGATGCCGACTTATTGACAGTTGAGAAATACGGAATCACCGAGGCTCTCAGTTATAGTGATGAAGTGGAACGAAAAGATTGTCCTGAGGTTTATCTTTTGCATGATCATCCGGAACAGCGTGCATCTGATCTCGATAAAGTAATTTGCACATTGCGTAAAAATTATCATTACTCAAAAATAATTGTCATGGGTGGTAGTGAAGGAGCGATAGTAGCAAATATTATTACTGCACAAGCAGATTATATCGATGCTACAGTGGTATTTGGCAGTGGTGGAAGGTTTTTTCTTGATGATCTTTTGTATAGTATGAAATTTAGTGGATTAAGCAAAGAAGAATTAAATAGAAACATTGAAGGGTTTAAACAGTTTGCAGAACATATTCTGTCACATGAACCCTTTGAACTTTCCATGAGCAATCATGGTTATTTGTGGTGGCGAAAAATGCTGTCACTTGATCAAGAAGAGTTGCTTGCTAAGATTGAAACACCAGTATTAATTCTTCAAGGTGAAGAAGATCAATCAGTATCGCCAACAAAAGCAACTGAGATGGTAAAATCTCTCCAGGCAAAAGGCAAGACTAATATCGATTACTATTTATATCCCGCTTATAATCATTCTTTAAATTTATCATCTGATGATAACTCATTTGAAAGGGTAATCGAAGATATAAAGAATTGGCTTAGTAATAAGGTGTTATAA
- a CDS encoding MerR family transcriptional regulator, producing MKIREFSRKTGLTTYTLRYYEKIGLLQPERDNANHRDYNENDLDWIDLLQKLKSTGMPLKDIKEFSNLVLTGDNTIPQRIKILEKHQEKVIEQLTEFNDCLDKVNFKIKYYRGVLKSNIREA from the coding sequence TTGAAAATAAGGGAATTTTCTCGAAAAACAGGTTTAACTACATATACACTAAGGTATTATGAAAAAATAGGCTTATTACAACCAGAAAGAGATAATGCTAATCATAGAGATTATAATGAAAATGACCTGGATTGGATAGACTTGCTACAAAAATTGAAGAGTACTGGTATGCCCTTAAAAGATATCAAAGAGTTTTCTAACTTAGTTTTAACTGGAGATAATACTATTCCGCAAAGGATAAAAATTTTGGAGAAGCATCAAGAAAAGGTAATAGAACAATTAACTGAATTTAATGACTGTCTTGATAAAGTTAATTTTAAGATTAAATATTATAGGGGAGTGTTGAAAAGTAATATCAGGGAAGCGTAG
- a CDS encoding aldo/keto reductase, which produces MFASRKNCSAIEHNLNIFESAEAIIDICESNNLASINRSPLAMGLLSSKFNINTKLPQNDVRGAGHEWVQYFEDGKPKQEFLDKLSSAREILTSGGRSLVQGALAYIWAVGDNTIPIPGFRNVKQAEENARAMEFGPLSKEQINEIDYILGRK; this is translated from the coding sequence ATGTTCGCTTCCAGAAAAAATTGCAGTGCTATTGAACACAATTTAAATATTTTTGAAAGTGCTGAAGCTATAATTGATATATGTGAATCTAATAATTTAGCAAGTATCAATAGAAGTCCTTTGGCTATGGGACTATTATCTAGTAAATTTAATATAAATACAAAACTCCCCCAAAATGACGTAAGGGGTGCTGGTCATGAATGGGTACAGTATTTTGAAGATGGCAAGCCTAAACAGGAGTTCTTGGATAAATTGTCTTCAGCAAGGGAGATATTAACAAGTGGTGGCCGTAGTCTTGTACAGGGTGCTTTGGCCTATATCTGGGCAGTAGGTGATAACACTATTCCTATTCCCGGGTTTAGAAATGTAAAGCAGGCTGAAGAAAATGCACGAGCTATGGAATTTGGTCCATTATCTAAAGAACAAATTAATGAGATAGATTACATATTGGGACGAAAATAA
- a CDS encoding glycosyltransferase family 2 protein, whose protein sequence is MKDYQVKLSVVAPVYNEYGNLRPLTEKIIEAISNEFESFQIIYIDDGSVDGSSELLDQLAEEYEELKVYHFTENNGQTAAFAAAFKKAEGRLVATLDADLQVDPADIMKLLTKIKEYDLVCGVRVDREDTIIKKISSKIANGFRNYLTGEEIIDTGCPLKLFRSEVVKDYNLFEGMHRFFPTLAKMKGYSVVEVPVKHYPRHEGESKYGISNRLWVGLKDTLAVRWMKKRQISYQIKGEDN, encoded by the coding sequence ATGAAGGATTATCAAGTAAAATTATCAGTAGTTGCACCAGTCTATAATGAATATGGTAATTTAAGACCATTAACTGAAAAGATTATAGAAGCAATAAGTAATGAGTTTGAATCCTTTCAAATTATATATATTGATGATGGGAGTGTTGATGGGAGTAGTGAGTTGCTTGACCAGCTAGCTGAAGAATATGAAGAGCTTAAAGTATATCACTTTACTGAGAATAATGGTCAAACCGCAGCTTTTGCAGCAGCTTTTAAAAAGGCTGAGGGAAGGTTGGTGGCTACATTAGATGCTGATTTACAAGTTGATCCAGCAGATATTATGAAGTTGTTAACTAAGATTAAAGAATATGATCTAGTCTGTGGAGTAAGGGTAGACCGAGAAGATACAATTATTAAGAAAATATCATCTAAGATCGCGAATGGATTTAGAAATTACTTGACTGGTGAAGAAATTATTGATACAGGATGTCCTTTGAAATTATTTAGGAGTGAAGTGGTTAAGGATTATAATTTATTTGAGGGAATGCATCGTTTTTTCCCCACTTTAGCTAAGATGAAAGGCTATAGTGTTGTAGAAGTCCCAGTTAAGCATTACCCTAGACATGAGGGTGAATCCAAATATGGTATTAGCAATCGTCTTTGGGTTGGTTTAAAGGATACTTTAGCTGTAAGATGGATGAAAAAAAGGCAGATAAGTTATCAGATTAAAGGAGAAGATAATTAA
- a CDS encoding lipid-A-disaccharide synthase N-terminal domain-containing protein, translated as MLWIVIGLIGQVIFSLRFIIQWLASEKAKKSIVPDVFWYLSIAGSLTLLTYAIHQKDPVFILGQAAGSFIYLRNLVLIKKNNEREGAKY; from the coding sequence ATGCTGTGGATAGTTATAGGGTTAATTGGACAAGTAATTTTCTCTTTAAGGTTTATTATTCAGTGGTTAGCATCAGAGAAAGCTAAAAAAAGTATTGTTCCTGATGTTTTCTGGTATTTAAGCATTGCAGGTAGTCTTACATTATTAACTTATGCTATCCATCAAAAAGACCCAGTTTTTATCTTAGGACAGGCTGCAGGTTCATTTATCTATTTAAGGAATTTAGTCTTAATCAAGAAAAATAATGAAAGAGAGGGGGCTAAATATTAA
- a CDS encoding ArnT family glycosyltransferase, whose translation MLVIVLFCGLIYIPSAFHRDLHYRDELRYVEVAREMLVNHQWLVPHLGGRFYSDKPPVYFWVLNLFKLIFGNYSTLAMVLPSIISSTIVVILTFFIGGLFMQARYALLAALVLATSFLFFGMSIFVRMDMMMNLFITGSFLVFFRGYCSEKEIKGRYYQLMFFLMGIATVIKGPAGFLDPLVVIIVFLLLEKNLNELKRMNLFRGILIFFAVVLLWIIPAVIIGGKDYAYDLLIVQTFGRSVDSFAHQRAIYYYFTMFPLTFLPWSLFLISSFLCFFNNIRTTRKELKFLFSWFWMPLLIFSMLSGKLDIYLLPIYPAASLLVAILFREILENKANKRYLTIPAVMTAILFVIMAFLMPKIIEGITVRSILKPTLISIVLSSIIVLFLLVKKRYKFIPYIFLVLIFVFWLNFSWGIVTPLSATYTKKPIATKIEEFKKEGVDNIVAYEYGQPESLGVYTDFIIPEIKGEENLFNYIRNKKEVLIIMKVKYWKVMQKKLFKNFQRVYSYNDYLLLLKQ comes from the coding sequence TTGCTAGTAATAGTTTTATTTTGTGGATTGATTTATATTCCCTCAGCATTTCATCGTGATTTACATTATCGTGATGAATTAAGATATGTAGAGGTTGCTCGAGAGATGTTAGTTAATCACCAATGGTTAGTTCCCCACTTGGGAGGAAGGTTTTATTCAGATAAACCGCCTGTTTATTTTTGGGTTTTAAACTTATTTAAGCTGATTTTTGGAAATTATTCAACCTTAGCTATGGTTTTACCTAGTATAATTAGCTCAACAATTGTTGTGATATTGACCTTTTTTATAGGCGGGTTATTTATGCAGGCTAGATATGCATTATTAGCTGCGCTGGTCTTAGCTACTAGTTTTTTGTTTTTTGGGATGTCGATTTTTGTCAGAATGGATATGATGATGAATCTATTTATTACTGGATCATTTTTAGTTTTTTTTAGGGGATATTGTAGTGAGAAAGAAATCAAAGGAAGATATTATCAATTAATGTTTTTCCTAATGGGGATTGCTACAGTAATCAAAGGACCAGCTGGGTTTTTAGACCCTTTAGTAGTTATTATAGTCTTTCTTTTATTGGAAAAGAATCTAAATGAACTAAAGAGAATGAATTTATTTAGAGGGATTTTAATTTTCTTTGCTGTAGTTTTATTATGGATTATACCAGCGGTTATCATTGGTGGCAAAGATTATGCTTATGATTTATTAATTGTACAAACATTTGGTCGTTCAGTTGATTCCTTTGCTCATCAGAGAGCTATTTATTATTATTTTACTATGTTTCCTTTAACTTTTTTACCATGGTCCTTATTCTTAATTAGTAGTTTTTTATGTTTTTTTAATAATATAAGAACTACAAGGAAAGAATTAAAATTTTTATTTTCTTGGTTCTGGATGCCTTTATTAATCTTTTCTATGCTTAGTGGTAAGTTAGATATCTATTTGTTACCTATCTATCCAGCAGCTAGTTTACTAGTAGCAATTTTATTTAGAGAAATTTTAGAGAATAAGGCAAATAAAAGGTACCTTACTATCCCTGCAGTTATGACTGCTATCTTGTTTGTAATAATGGCATTTTTAATGCCTAAAATAATAGAGGGTATAACAGTAAGGAGCATATTAAAACCTACACTTATTTCGATAGTATTATCTAGTATTATTGTATTATTTTTATTAGTAAAGAAGAGATATAAATTCATTCCTTATATCTTTTTAGTATTAATTTTTGTCTTTTGGTTGAATTTTTCTTGGGGAATAGTAACTCCTTTAAGTGCAACTTATACTAAAAAACCCATTGCTACTAAAATTGAAGAATTTAAAAAAGAAGGGGTAGATAATATTGTTGCTTATGAATATGGTCAGCCTGAATCTCTAGGTGTTTATACAGATTTTATTATTCCTGAAATAAAAGGAGAAGAGAATTTATTTAATTATATAAGAAACAAAAAAGAGGTTTTAATAATTATGAAGGTTAAGTATTGGAAGGTTATGCAAAAGAAATTGTTTAAAAATTTTCAACGAGTTTATTCATATAATGATTATTTGTTATTGTTAAAACAATAG
- a CDS encoding ArnT family glycosyltransferase, which translates to MLIKRVNYDKKLLIYVLLLTVIVFSLYFFNIWNYDLWSPDEPRYSEVAREMLVEGNWIIPHLNQEIYYEKPPLFFGIIAAFSALVGKMTVTTVRLPGIILGSLLVGLLSYYYGSKLGRRVGILTGIGLATTVNYFWYAMRVNLDIPLIFCTTIAMILLYEQLEDKDSCWKSCLAFLLMGAASLVKSPVALLPVVVILIYAALTKELAKLKNIAWIRGVLYFAVVVGTWIALVFKVAGYNYFKVTVLEQLFEYSTGTQGHPNPFYYYFINFPIEALPWTIFLIPAACYLWKKRDTLPKIVGFNCIWFLSILIILSFVGSKRGVYLLQVYPAFALLIAWYFSEFSKKNIESLKGLKIPALIFGIFILIVGVFLTLQGLNLLAKGFSSAMIQKYGFTTVIKSLSLFLIIEGLLFISLLVQKSNKKVFIVTVSFSLVLILLMKVIIMPKVNLVKSERYLAEDLASLRIANEEVALWGSHNNDCGFIFYNGIYYDDIFETKDEVKKFLKQKSSVILIVSEADEFYNYFKIKDNWIIKEYIIGSNKMLLIKSKN; encoded by the coding sequence ATGTTGATAAAAAGGGTTAACTATGATAAAAAACTCTTAATATATGTGTTATTATTGACTGTTATTGTCTTTAGTTTATATTTCTTTAATATTTGGAATTATGATCTATGGTCTCCTGATGAACCGCGTTACTCAGAAGTGGCTAGAGAGATGTTAGTGGAAGGGAATTGGATTATTCCTCATTTAAACCAAGAGATTTATTATGAGAAACCACCATTATTTTTTGGAATAATTGCAGCATTTTCAGCACTAGTTGGTAAAATGACTGTTACAACAGTTAGATTACCTGGGATTATTTTAGGAAGTCTGTTGGTTGGTTTATTAAGTTATTATTATGGAAGTAAGTTAGGTAGAAGAGTTGGAATATTAACAGGGATTGGATTGGCTACTACTGTTAACTATTTCTGGTATGCTATGAGAGTTAATCTAGATATACCACTTATTTTCTGTACTACTATAGCTATGATATTATTATATGAGCAATTAGAAGATAAGGACAGTTGTTGGAAATCTTGTTTAGCATTCTTGCTAATGGGAGCTGCTTCTTTAGTTAAAAGCCCAGTAGCCCTATTACCAGTAGTGGTTATTTTGATTTATGCAGCTCTAACTAAAGAATTAGCTAAGTTAAAGAATATTGCTTGGATCAGAGGAGTTTTATACTTTGCTGTTGTAGTAGGAACGTGGATTGCGTTAGTATTTAAAGTTGCAGGATATAATTATTTTAAGGTAACAGTATTAGAGCAGTTATTTGAATATTCTACTGGTACACAGGGGCATCCGAATCCATTTTATTATTACTTTATTAACTTTCCAATTGAGGCTTTGCCCTGGACTATTTTTTTGATTCCTGCTGCTTGTTATTTATGGAAGAAAAGAGATACTCTACCCAAAATAGTAGGGTTTAATTGTATCTGGTTTTTAAGTATTCTGATTATATTGAGTTTTGTAGGGAGTAAGAGGGGAGTTTACTTATTACAGGTATACCCTGCTTTTGCCCTTTTGATTGCTTGGTATTTTAGTGAGTTTTCTAAGAAAAATATAGAATCTTTAAAGGGACTAAAGATTCCAGCATTAATTTTTGGTATATTTATTTTGATAGTAGGGGTATTTTTGACTTTACAAGGACTCAATTTATTGGCAAAAGGTTTTAGTTCTGCAATGATACAAAAATATGGTTTTACTACTGTTATTAAATCCTTGTCACTGTTTTTAATTATTGAGGGGTTGCTTTTTATTTCTTTATTAGTTCAAAAAAGTAATAAAAAAGTATTTATAGTCACTGTAAGCTTTTCACTTGTATTAATTCTACTGATGAAAGTTATAATTATGCCAAAGGTTAATCTAGTTAAAAGTGAACGCTATTTAGCAGAAGATTTAGCTAGTTTAAGAATAGCTAATGAGGAAGTAGCATTGTGGGGTTCTCATAATAATGATTGTGGCTTTATTTTTTATAATGGAATTTACTATGATGATATCTTTGAGACTAAAGATGAAGTCAAGAAATTTTTAAAGCAAAAATCTAGTGTAATTCTAATAGTATCTGAGGCAGATGAATTTTATAATTACTTTAAAATTAAAGATAATTGGATAATCAAAGAATATATAATTGGAAGTAATAAGATGTTACTGATTAAGAGTAAAAATTAA